In one Thermanaerovibrio velox DSM 12556 genomic region, the following are encoded:
- a CDS encoding glycosyltransferase family 2 protein, translating into MSGEEMMYFAIWWGWWLVQCCLYLLFGLLIADGVYQFVISFRGWWTPKEPPKASRYRRFAVLIPAHNEARVIGPLLESLRAQDYPKSCYQVFVSCDNCSDDTAQVAESYGATALIRRDTTKSGKTWNVRWALTQIPMDEVDALVMFDADNLAAKDFLSRMNDYMEAHPEAEAVQGVLDVKNPDDNWLTKAYALAYWYTNRFWQLARSNWGLSCTLGGTGLVIRSSTLRRIGWNLESLTEDLEMSTRLILSGSRVHWNEYAVVYDEKPLDYRISVRQRTRWMQGHYWVCWRYGMEALRMFIRTRRIQYLDLFLYLLAPAKACISLIAMFAGMVYTVVNNAILFPTLESKAPTSPLEWLAFVGLPVAMILGHCFFVALVGPSMHRRRLCVSYVKEVFGYFLFGLTWIPILFKAAFLAKHQGVWVKTEHTRSISIEQLARRN; encoded by the coding sequence ATGAGCGGTGAGGAAATGATGTACTTTGCCATATGGTGGGGCTGGTGGCTGGTCCAGTGTTGCCTTTACTTGCTGTTTGGTCTTTTGATAGCGGATGGGGTGTACCAGTTTGTGATCAGTTTCCGGGGGTGGTGGACCCCGAAGGAGCCCCCAAAGGCCTCCAGGTACAGACGGTTTGCGGTTTTGATCCCCGCCCACAACGAGGCGAGGGTGATAGGGCCCCTTTTGGAGAGCCTTCGAGCCCAGGACTACCCCAAGAGCTGCTACCAGGTCTTCGTGTCCTGCGACAACTGCAGCGACGACACCGCCCAGGTGGCGGAGTCCTACGGGGCCACCGCCCTAATAAGGCGCGATACCACCAAGAGCGGCAAGACCTGGAACGTCCGCTGGGCGTTGACCCAGATCCCCATGGACGAGGTGGATGCCCTGGTGATGTTCGACGCGGACAACCTGGCGGCCAAGGACTTTTTAAGCCGGATGAACGACTACATGGAGGCCCATCCGGAGGCCGAGGCGGTCCAGGGGGTCCTTGACGTCAAGAACCCGGACGATAACTGGCTCACCAAGGCCTACGCGCTGGCTTACTGGTACACAAACCGGTTCTGGCAGCTCGCCCGGTCCAACTGGGGGCTGTCCTGTACCCTGGGAGGCACCGGTCTTGTGATAAGGTCCTCCACCTTGAGGCGCATAGGCTGGAACCTGGAGAGCCTCACCGAGGACTTGGAGATGTCAACCCGTCTCATCCTCTCCGGCAGCCGGGTCCACTGGAACGAGTACGCGGTGGTGTATGACGAGAAGCCCCTGGACTACCGCATTTCGGTCCGACAGAGGACCCGGTGGATGCAGGGTCACTACTGGGTTTGCTGGCGGTACGGCATGGAGGCCTTGAGGATGTTCATTAGGACCCGCCGGATCCAGTACCTGGACCTGTTCCTCTACCTTTTGGCCCCCGCTAAGGCCTGCATATCCCTTATCGCCATGTTCGCCGGAATGGTCTACACGGTGGTGAACAACGCCATACTGTTCCCCACCCTGGAGAGCAAGGCCCCCACGTCGCCTTTGGAGTGGCTGGCCTTCGTGGGGCTCCCGGTGGCCATGATACTGGGGCACTGTTTCTTCGTGGCCCTGGTGGGGCCCTCGATGCACCGGCGAAGGCTCTGCGTCAGCTACGTCAAGGAGGTTTTCGGCTACTTCCTGTTCGGCCTTACCTGGATTCCCATCCTCTTCAAGGCCGCGTTCCTGGCGAAGCACCAGGGCGTTTGGGTGAAGACCGAACACACCAGGAGCATATCCATAGAGCAGCTGGCCCGGAGGAACTAA
- a CDS encoding LTA synthase family protein — translation MSFIRGLFNRLGFMRSLEAMKGDLVWFLAVWAASALKLLAVCDGVFAGSYRYPQVLWSTILGVLPFAGLPLLLPRRFRLLGMFALSAGFSALCLADLLSFRYYSDLFTVRSLVFAGQLGDVSDSVWALLTPEDGLCVLDLPLLFAAAVVRLYRARRDLREVPLKRRILFPALCLLGLTPFLVQSGIAKLRVPGYIKAMWDRPAVMMSLGPVGYHLADLINASADLFSSKAVAAEEEEALVDWAVKRSAPDKLEGRGGLAGAGRGLNLIMIQVEALQGFVINRSVGGQEITPNLNRLVRESIYFPNTYNQTSLGNSADAEFMAQTSMFPASKGVAYTRFFSNAFESLPKALKRSGYATLALHGDKASFWNRHRMYPSLGFDRYVSREKMRFDEAIGLGLSDRSFFAQASEILSREKGPFYAFLVTLTSHYPYSFEGIPRALKLDAALEGTLLGDYLQAIHYADAQIGMFLRGLKSRGLLDRSVVVLYGDHVAIPSANKDELGAFLGEDMGEAFRWRAAQTVPFMIRMPHGKGAGVMEISTGHMDIAPTVASIMGVEMPLPFGQDLLSARVGNVVFRNGTFIRGSVLVDPAAGRAASLRTGEAVDFNAYRDVAEEAAELLRFSDLLLEKDMVERVCQQLP, via the coding sequence ATGAGTTTCATCCGTGGGTTGTTTAATCGGCTTGGATTTATGAGATCCCTTGAGGCGATGAAGGGGGATCTCGTTTGGTTCCTTGCGGTTTGGGCCGCGTCGGCGCTTAAGCTGCTTGCGGTGTGTGACGGGGTTTTCGCCGGCTCCTACCGGTATCCCCAGGTCCTTTGGTCCACCATTTTGGGGGTTCTGCCCTTCGCGGGTCTTCCCCTCCTCTTGCCCAGGCGGTTTCGTCTCTTGGGCATGTTCGCCTTGAGTGCCGGCTTTTCCGCCCTCTGTCTTGCGGATCTCTTGTCGTTCCGCTACTACTCGGACCTTTTCACCGTGAGGAGCCTCGTGTTTGCCGGGCAGCTTGGGGATGTATCGGACTCCGTGTGGGCCCTTTTGACCCCCGAGGACGGCCTCTGCGTGTTGGACCTGCCGCTGCTTTTCGCCGCCGCGGTGGTGAGGCTCTATAGGGCCAGGAGGGACCTTAGGGAAGTCCCCCTCAAGCGGAGGATCCTCTTCCCCGCCCTATGCCTTTTGGGGCTTACGCCGTTCCTAGTGCAGAGCGGGATCGCGAAGCTCAGGGTGCCGGGCTACATAAAGGCCATGTGGGATAGGCCGGCGGTTATGATGAGCTTAGGTCCCGTGGGGTATCACCTGGCGGACCTCATCAACGCCTCGGCGGACCTGTTTTCCTCCAAGGCGGTGGCGGCGGAGGAGGAAGAGGCCCTGGTGGATTGGGCGGTGAAGCGCAGCGCTCCTGACAAGTTGGAGGGTCGGGGCGGTCTGGCTGGCGCCGGCAGGGGGCTCAACTTAATAATGATACAGGTGGAGGCCCTTCAGGGTTTCGTGATCAACCGGTCCGTGGGGGGGCAGGAGATAACCCCTAACCTCAACCGCCTCGTTCGGGAGAGCATTTACTTCCCCAACACCTACAACCAGACCAGCCTGGGAAACAGCGCGGACGCGGAGTTCATGGCCCAGACCTCCATGTTCCCCGCGTCAAAGGGCGTTGCCTACACCCGTTTCTTCTCCAACGCCTTCGAGTCCCTGCCCAAGGCGTTGAAGCGCAGTGGGTATGCCACCCTGGCCCTGCACGGCGATAAGGCATCCTTCTGGAACAGACACCGGATGTACCCGTCCCTTGGTTTTGATAGGTACGTCAGCCGGGAGAAGATGCGGTTCGATGAGGCCATAGGCCTGGGCCTCTCGGACAGGAGCTTCTTCGCCCAGGCCTCTGAGATATTGTCACGGGAGAAGGGGCCCTTCTACGCGTTCCTGGTTACCCTTACCAGCCACTATCCCTACTCCTTTGAGGGCATACCGAGGGCCCTTAAGCTGGATGCCGCCTTGGAGGGAACCCTGTTGGGGGACTACCTGCAGGCCATCCACTATGCGGACGCCCAGATAGGCATGTTCCTAAGGGGGCTCAAATCCAGGGGCCTTCTCGATCGTTCTGTGGTGGTGCTGTACGGTGATCACGTGGCCATTCCCAGCGCCAACAAGGATGAGCTAGGGGCCTTCCTTGGGGAGGACATGGGGGAGGCGTTCCGCTGGAGGGCCGCTCAGACGGTGCCCTTCATGATACGCATGCCCCACGGCAAGGGGGCTGGAGTGATGGAGATCTCCACGGGGCACATGGACATAGCTCCCACGGTGGCGTCAATAATGGGGGTGGAGATGCCGTTGCCCTTCGGACAGGACCTCCTCTCCGCAAGGGTGGGTAACGTGGTCTTCCGGAACGGCACGTTCATCAGAGGCAGCGTCCTGGTGGATCCGGCGGCTGGAAGGGCGGCGAGCTTGAGGACCGGAGAGGCCGTGGACTTCAACGCCTACCGTGATGTGGCGGAGGAGGCGGCGGAGCTCCTCAGGTTCTCGGACCTGCTCCTCGAAAAAGATATGGTGGAGAGGGTTTGCCAACAGCTGCCTTAG
- a CDS encoding alanine/glycine:cation symporter family protein, with protein MDLLELVKTVNGVLWGYLLIFLLCGTGIFYTLRLGFVQVRLFRKAFRKAFGELNLFGKRADREGMSSFQALATAVAAQVGTGNLAGAATAIAMGGPGAIFWMYLAAFFGMATNLAEAVLGQIYKAKDDRGQVTGGPAYYISQGLNMRSLAAFFSISIIVALGFIGNMVQSNSIADAFHTAFHVPPIWIGIAVGAVGAFVFIGGIGRIASVTEKMVPLMAGIYILGSLYILATHIGAIPGAIRAILVGAFNPAAATGGLIGATIREAARYGIARGLFSNEAGMGSTPHAHAVAKVDHPVEQGLMGIVGVFIDTFVVLNMTAFVILCTGVLDGKTTGIALTQKAFTSALGSIGNPFVAVCLLFFAFSTIVGWYFFGEANVRYLFGSRGLPLYKAAVVGFIVLGSTLKVDLVWELADTFNGLMVFPNLLALIMLCPVVAKAVKEFESQGRE; from the coding sequence TTGGATCTTCTTGAGCTCGTAAAAACGGTAAACGGGGTGCTATGGGGGTACCTCCTGATATTCCTCCTGTGCGGGACCGGGATCTTCTACACCCTAAGGCTTGGGTTCGTTCAGGTAAGGCTATTCAGAAAGGCCTTCCGAAAGGCCTTCGGGGAGCTGAACCTGTTCGGCAAAAGGGCTGACAGGGAGGGAATGTCCTCATTCCAGGCGCTGGCCACCGCAGTGGCCGCCCAGGTAGGCACCGGGAACCTGGCGGGAGCCGCCACCGCCATCGCCATGGGAGGACCTGGAGCCATATTCTGGATGTACCTGGCGGCCTTCTTCGGCATGGCCACCAACCTCGCTGAAGCGGTGCTGGGACAGATATACAAGGCCAAGGACGACCGGGGACAGGTCACCGGAGGCCCCGCCTACTACATAAGCCAGGGGCTTAACATGCGGTCTCTTGCGGCCTTCTTCTCCATATCCATCATAGTGGCCCTGGGCTTCATAGGGAACATGGTGCAGTCAAACTCCATAGCCGACGCGTTCCACACCGCCTTCCACGTGCCGCCCATATGGATTGGGATAGCGGTTGGCGCCGTCGGGGCCTTCGTCTTCATAGGGGGCATCGGCCGTATCGCCTCGGTGACGGAAAAGATGGTGCCCCTCATGGCGGGCATATACATACTGGGAAGCCTGTACATCTTAGCCACCCACATAGGGGCAATCCCCGGGGCCATAAGGGCAATACTGGTGGGGGCCTTCAACCCCGCCGCCGCCACCGGAGGGCTCATCGGAGCCACCATAAGGGAGGCGGCCCGCTACGGGATCGCCAGGGGGCTCTTCTCCAACGAGGCGGGCATGGGATCCACCCCCCACGCCCACGCGGTAGCAAAGGTTGACCACCCGGTTGAACAAGGGCTCATGGGCATAGTGGGGGTCTTCATAGACACCTTCGTGGTCCTCAACATGACCGCTTTCGTCATCCTATGCACCGGCGTCCTGGACGGCAAGACCACGGGGATAGCGCTGACCCAAAAGGCCTTCACCTCCGCGCTCGGGAGCATCGGGAACCCCTTCGTGGCGGTTTGCCTGCTGTTCTTCGCCTTCTCCACCATAGTGGGCTGGTACTTCTTCGGGGAGGCCAACGTAAGATACCTGTTCGGCTCAAGGGGACTGCCCCTGTACAAGGCAGCGGTGGTGGGATTCATAGTCCTGGGCTCAACCCTGAAGGTGGACCTGGTGTGGGAGCTGGCGGACACGTTCAACGGCCTCATGGTGTTCCCAAACCTCCTGGCCCTCATCATGCTGTGTCCCGTGGTGGCAAAGGCGGTGAAGGAGTTCGAATCACAGGGCAGAGAGTGA
- a CDS encoding pyridoxamine 5'-phosphate oxidase family protein, which translates to MYDFLSKNPFGFLATVSPEGPRVRPFMFQFEDQGCPLFCLSNDKEVFRQLKEDPRCEVAFCLPRLVGDAAD; encoded by the coding sequence ATGTACGACTTCCTGAGCAAGAACCCCTTTGGTTTCCTGGCCACCGTCTCCCCCGAGGGACCCAGGGTGAGGCCCTTCATGTTCCAGTTTGAGGACCAGGGTTGTCCCTTGTTCTGCCTCTCCAACGACAAGGAGGTCTTCAGGCAGCTTAAGGAGGATCCCCGCTGTGAGGTGGCCTTCTGCCTCCCCCGACTGGTCGGTGACGCTGCGGATTAG
- a CDS encoding LTA synthase family protein, translating to MIRRLKALVYGAGIAALTLLALPISGRADVPPVPFGAFRGFNVIYIQMESIQQFLIGSKLQGQEVTPNLNRLVQRGLSFTRCYPQTGMGNTSDAELLAMCSLLPLKDHGVFNLLRSPIPSLPQQLKAMGYHTYAFHGNSPSVWNRRRVYPLIGIDKYYHRGKLVNDDVVGLGISDMSLLRQTGHVMFKRKLLKEPFFALVMTLSSHHPYKVKGWNFPKGPFEGTVLGDYLASANYADHALGEFIDALEGSDLARRTLVVIYGDHRAPGLEMERVNQFLQENQMKPISSEGWKQRDFSRVPFIVLIPREDGTYEAGSSDIPCGQWDISPTVAHLLGFKMPNALGEDLLEEPRGLVVFPQEEIIYRDYWSAFGGKTLVDMTMERPVVPMVLNPQWDAARRAKEMSLRTLGLK from the coding sequence ATGATAAGAAGGCTTAAGGCCCTGGTTTACGGGGCGGGCATCGCGGCCTTGACGCTATTGGCGCTGCCAATCTCAGGCAGGGCAGACGTCCCCCCCGTGCCGTTCGGGGCGTTCAGAGGCTTCAACGTGATATACATACAGATGGAGTCCATCCAGCAGTTCCTCATAGGTTCCAAGCTGCAGGGGCAGGAGGTAACTCCCAACCTTAACCGGCTGGTCCAAAGGGGCCTCAGCTTCACCCGCTGCTACCCCCAGACCGGCATGGGCAACACCTCCGACGCGGAGCTGCTGGCCATGTGCTCCTTGCTGCCATTAAAGGACCATGGGGTCTTCAACCTCCTGCGCTCCCCCATCCCATCTCTCCCCCAGCAGCTCAAAGCCATGGGATACCACACCTACGCATTCCACGGCAACTCCCCATCCGTCTGGAACCGCAGGAGGGTGTACCCCCTCATCGGGATAGACAAGTACTACCATCGGGGGAAGCTGGTGAACGATGACGTGGTGGGCCTTGGCATATCGGACATGAGCCTCCTGCGGCAGACCGGGCACGTGATGTTCAAGCGGAAGCTACTGAAGGAACCCTTCTTCGCCCTGGTGATGACCCTCTCAAGCCATCACCCCTACAAGGTCAAGGGATGGAACTTCCCCAAAGGCCCCTTCGAGGGCACCGTCCTGGGGGACTACCTCGCAAGCGCCAACTACGCGGACCACGCCCTAGGGGAGTTCATAGACGCCCTGGAGGGCTCGGACCTGGCCAGAAGGACCCTGGTGGTGATCTACGGAGACCACAGGGCCCCGGGGCTGGAGATGGAAAGGGTGAACCAGTTCCTGCAGGAGAACCAGATGAAACCCATATCCAGCGAGGGCTGGAAGCAAAGGGACTTCTCTAGGGTACCCTTCATAGTCCTCATCCCCAGAGAGGACGGGACGTACGAGGCCGGATCGTCGGACATACCCTGCGGCCAGTGGGACATATCCCCCACGGTGGCCCACCTTTTGGGATTTAAGATGCCCAATGCACTCGGGGAAGACCTCCTGGAGGAACCAAGGGGCCTAGTGGTGTTCCCCCAGGAGGAGATCATATACCGGGACTACTGGAGCGCCTTCGGCGGCAAAACCCTGGTGGACATGACCATGGAGAGGCCGGTGGTGCCCATGGTGCTGAACCCCCAATGGGACGCCGCTCGAAGGGCAAAGGAGATGAGCCTCAGGACCCTCGGGTTGAAATAG
- a CDS encoding ornithine cyclodeaminase family protein — translation MKLIGAEAVRKVLPMSEAVKAVRSALGAWSSGRAQVPVRERLSLELGDVLVMPASVKEVSEAAGVKVVSVFPGNVSLDKPSVTALMFLLSSETGEVEALIDGTELTRIRTGAVTCCATDLLARKDASVGALFGTGGQGMTQLEGMLLARPLKRVNVYDCDPDRSRRFVELAAPMAEARGCWLVAAESPEDAVADAMVVTTATTSSKPVFPGAMLPMGAHVNAIGAYTPTSRELDSQTLERADLVYVDYLKGAMEEAGDLLIPIEEGRFGPERITGELGELILGGKEGRTSKFQITVMKSVGFGALDVLCAQRAFNRALSEGLGVEVSL, via the coding sequence ATGAAGCTGATTGGTGCGGAGGCGGTCAGAAAGGTTCTTCCCATGTCGGAGGCGGTTAAGGCGGTGAGGTCCGCCCTTGGGGCCTGGTCTAGCGGGAGGGCTCAGGTGCCGGTGAGGGAGAGGTTGTCATTGGAGCTGGGGGACGTGTTGGTGATGCCCGCCTCGGTGAAAGAGGTGAGCGAGGCCGCGGGGGTCAAGGTGGTGTCCGTCTTTCCCGGCAACGTGTCCTTGGATAAGCCCTCCGTCACGGCGCTGATGTTTCTTTTGTCCTCCGAGACCGGCGAGGTGGAGGCCCTGATCGACGGCACCGAGCTCACTAGGATTAGGACCGGTGCGGTCACCTGTTGCGCCACGGATCTCTTGGCTCGGAAGGATGCCTCCGTGGGGGCCCTTTTCGGCACCGGGGGGCAGGGGATGACCCAGCTGGAGGGGATGCTGCTCGCGAGGCCCCTAAAAAGGGTTAACGTTTACGATTGCGATCCCGATAGGAGCCGCAGGTTTGTGGAGCTCGCAGCCCCCATGGCGGAGGCAAGGGGCTGTTGGTTGGTGGCGGCGGAGTCCCCGGAGGATGCGGTGGCGGACGCTATGGTGGTGACCACTGCCACCACCTCCAGCAAGCCGGTCTTCCCGGGGGCAATGCTTCCAATGGGGGCTCACGTCAACGCCATAGGGGCCTACACCCCCACGTCAAGGGAGCTGGATTCCCAGACCCTGGAGAGGGCGGACTTGGTCTACGTGGACTACCTAAAGGGGGCCATGGAGGAGGCGGGAGACCTGCTGATACCGATCGAGGAGGGTAGGTTCGGCCCGGAGCGGATAACCGGTGAGCTGGGGGAGCTGATCCTGGGGGGCAAGGAGGGCAGGACCAGCAAGTTCCAGATAACGGTCATGAAGAGCGTGGGCTTCGGTGCCCTTGACGTGTTGTGCGCCCAGAGGGCTTTTAACAGGGCCCTATCGGAGGGGCTGGGAGTGGAGGTGTCCCTTTAG
- a CDS encoding Hpt domain-containing protein, which translates to MEHLDLDDDSLPDFDVQGLWDRLDGDVEALVRLLEMFQEEFPIRVMELKDSLDRGDLEGASKCAHSLKGLCASMGAEKLRRLMAGAEKDPLSASGDFFRAVSLCFLRFVKISEDLRRRWIG; encoded by the coding sequence ATGGAGCATTTAGATCTGGATGACGATTCCCTGCCCGATTTTGACGTCCAGGGTCTTTGGGACCGCTTGGATGGGGATGTGGAGGCCCTCGTAAGGCTTCTGGAGATGTTTCAGGAGGAGTTCCCAATCCGGGTGATGGAGCTCAAGGATAGCCTGGACCGGGGAGATCTTGAGGGGGCCTCCAAGTGCGCCCACTCTCTGAAGGGGCTTTGTGCCAGCATGGGGGCTGAGAAGCTGCGCAGGCTTATGGCAGGGGCGGAGAAGGACCCTTTGAGTGCAAGCGGGGATTTTTTCAGGGCCGTCAGCCTATGTTTCTTACGTTTTGTGAAGATCTCGGAGGACCTGAGGAGGAGGTGGATCGGATGA
- the malQ gene encoding 4-alpha-glucanotransferase, with protein MGGGRVSMFLSRKRGVLLHFTSLNGPYGAGDLGPAARQMGELLVQGGWTLWQMLPLNYPNPAMGYSPYAAYGAFPLNPTIISIDDLVSQGLIGADLAKSLRVPLDDPWRADLAGAFASRRRAVEEAFRAFRGGARQDLEEDYQGFLEDNSFWIHRWGLFMALKESFRGEIWTRWPSWAGRFETALAQAGGELLDRSEFFKFEQFLAFRQFRSFRDFCASRGIVLVGDLPIYVAHDGMDPWAFPELFELDGEGNPVEVAGVPPDYFSDTGQRWGNPLYRWEVMKEDRYHWWFMRLKASLQVFDVVRIDHFRGFAGYWAIPFEEETAVRGRWREGPGSGFFDLILERFGFASPEEGKPCPLPLVAEDLGVITDDVTSLRLKYGMPGMRVLQFAFSGGEDNPHLPWNHEALGVAYTGTHDNDTSLGWWLKASPEERGALRRMVGRSLDPEGAVEAMVRLILCSPSRWRVIPLQDLLCLGSGHRMNTPSSVKGNWVFRAHRVEPRRLLAWSI; from the coding sequence ATAGGGGGTGGCAGAGTGTCCATGTTCCTTTCGAGGAAAAGGGGAGTGCTCCTGCACTTTACGTCCCTTAACGGCCCGTACGGGGCAGGGGACCTGGGGCCAGCTGCCAGGCAGATGGGGGAGCTCCTGGTCCAGGGTGGATGGACCCTGTGGCAGATGCTGCCCCTTAACTATCCGAACCCCGCCATGGGGTACAGCCCCTATGCCGCCTACGGGGCGTTCCCCTTGAACCCCACGATAATATCGATAGATGATCTGGTGTCCCAGGGCTTGATAGGGGCGGATCTGGCCAAGTCCCTGAGGGTTCCCCTGGATGACCCGTGGCGGGCGGATCTTGCAGGGGCTTTCGCGTCGAGGCGCAGGGCGGTGGAGGAGGCCTTTAGGGCCTTCAGGGGCGGGGCCAGACAGGATCTTGAGGAGGATTACCAGGGGTTCTTGGAGGATAACTCCTTCTGGATCCACCGGTGGGGGCTTTTCATGGCCCTCAAGGAGTCCTTCCGGGGAGAGATATGGACCCGCTGGCCCAGCTGGGCCGGAAGGTTCGAGACCGCCTTGGCTCAAGCGGGCGGGGAGCTTTTGGACAGGAGCGAGTTCTTCAAGTTCGAGCAGTTCTTGGCGTTTAGGCAGTTCAGGTCCTTCCGGGATTTCTGCGCCTCCAGGGGTATAGTCCTTGTGGGGGATCTGCCCATATACGTGGCCCACGACGGGATGGATCCCTGGGCCTTCCCGGAGCTCTTTGAGCTTGATGGGGAGGGCAACCCCGTGGAGGTGGCGGGGGTTCCGCCGGACTACTTCAGCGACACCGGTCAGCGGTGGGGAAACCCCCTTTACCGCTGGGAGGTTATGAAGGAGGACCGGTACCATTGGTGGTTCATGAGGCTTAAGGCCTCCCTTCAGGTCTTCGATGTGGTGAGGATAGACCACTTCCGGGGTTTCGCCGGTTACTGGGCCATACCGTTCGAGGAGGAGACTGCGGTGAGGGGCCGCTGGAGGGAGGGGCCTGGGAGCGGTTTCTTCGACTTGATCCTTGAGAGGTTCGGCTTCGCATCCCCCGAGGAGGGCAAGCCCTGTCCGCTTCCCTTGGTGGCGGAGGACTTGGGGGTGATAACCGACGATGTCACGTCCCTCCGCTTGAAATATGGTATGCCCGGGATGAGGGTCCTGCAGTTCGCATTCTCTGGGGGGGAGGACAATCCGCACCTTCCCTGGAATCACGAGGCCTTAGGGGTCGCCTATACGGGTACCCACGACAACGACACGTCCCTTGGATGGTGGCTCAAGGCCTCTCCGGAGGAGAGGGGGGCTTTAAGGCGCATGGTGGGGCGGTCTTTGGATCCGGAGGGGGCGGTGGAGGCCATGGTGAGGCTTATTCTTTGTTCCCCCTCCAGGTGGCGGGTCATACCGCTTCAGGACCTGCTCTGCCTTGGCAGCGGGCACCGGATGAACACCCCGTCGTCGGTGAAGGGCAACTGGGTTTTCAGGGCCCATCGAGTTGAGCCAAGGAGGCTGTTGGCATGGAGCATTTAG